From the Brachyspira intermedia PWS/A genome, the window AATTGGAGTTCTTAAGATGCGAAAGTTTCTAATGGTGTTTTTGGTATTATGTTTACTTGTACCGGTAGTAGCTTACGCTCAAGAGAATACTCAAATACCAATACCTACGATAGGATTAAATGTTACTCAGGCTCAAACACCTCAGCAGGTTAGTTTGGGACTTCAGATATTATTTCTTTTAACAATATTGTCATTATCTCCATCTATAATAATAATGACAACAAGTTTTATAAGAGTTTCAATAGTATTAAGTTTTGTTCAAAGGGCATTGTCTTTACAGGAAACTCCCCCAAGAGCATTGATAATGGGGCTTTCTTTGTTTTTAACGTTTTTTATAATGATGCCCACATTAACGCAGGTAAATAATGAGGCACTTCAACCATATTTAAATGGCACTATAGGTGTCAATGAATTATACAGTAGAGGCATACAGCCTATAAGAATGTTTATGTTTAACTCTTTACGTGGTGAAAATGGTATGAAGAGTTTGGATTTATTTTTGAGTATAAGTAATACAGATATAAGACTTAGAGAGATTCAGACAGTTGAGGATTTAAACAGAATTCCTACAATTGTTGTTGTTCCCGCATTCATTATTAATGAACTTACAATAGCATTCAAGATGGGAATATATTTGTTTATTCCATTTATAGTTATAGATTTGGTAGTTGCTTCCATACTTATGGCAATGGGTATGATAATGCTTCCGCCTATTATGATATCTTTACCGCTTAAAATAATTTTGTTTGTTGCGGTAGACGGATGGAAACTTTTAATACTTCAGATAGTACAGAGTTTCCAATAAATATAGATATATATTTGGCTGCTTTATATAGTTAATAATTTTTTAAGGGAAATTTTATGAGTGATACTTCAATTATTGTTTTAGTACAAGAAACTTTATGGGTATTCATGTTGTTATCAGCTCCGGTTTTGGGAGTATCAATTATTGTTGGATTGATAATCTCAATACTTCAAGCTACTACAAGTATTCAGGAGCAGACTTTAACATTTGTTCCTAAAATGATAGCTATGTTGGCAGTGATATATATGTTAGCTTCTTGGATGTTGAATTATACTAGTGCGTTTACTGTTAGATTGTTCAGCATACTTCCAAGTATAGCTAGATAATTTTGTTGGGTGTAAAAATAGTTTAGAGAATCAATTAGGGAATTAATAATGGATAATTTCGTGAATTTCTTTCAAATTTACCTGCTCATTATGGTAAGATTTGTAGCTATACTTATGGTAGCTCCATTATTTTCTTCTAATGTTATTCCTAATACTATAAAAATGGCATTAGCTTTTATTGCTACAGCAGCCATATTTCCATTAGTTGCTAATATCAATGTTCAGGCAGCTCCTACTTTTGTTGAATACTTTTTAACATTGGTAAATGAAGCATTAATAGGAATATTGATAGGATTCTTAATGTCAATCATATTTACTGCTTATCAGGTTATGGCGAATTTCTTTGAAATACAAATGGGATTCGGTATATCAGAAACAGTTGACCCTATATCTCAAGTTACAGTGCCAGTATTAGGACAATTACAGTCTTTAGTAGTTATATTATTATTTATAGCTATAGACGGACCTAGCTGGGTTATAAGAACTTTATTTTACAGCTTTAAGGCTATGCCTGTATTAAGTGATGCTTCAAAGGCGGTATTCACTTCATCGTTTAACGGCGTTATAGACAGAATGATATATTATATGAGTTCTTTGTTTTCTGTAGCTCTTTCATTAGCTTTGCCTATAATGCTTACTCTGTTTTTATTATCATTAAGTTTAGGATTATTAGCTAAAGCAGCACCTCAGATGAATATTTTAATGCTTGGTTTTCCTATGCAGATAGCTGTTGGTGTGGCTGCTTATTATATTTTGATACCAGTTCTTGTTTCTAATTTTATGAAAGTATTAGAAACTACTATAGCAGATGTTAATAATATAATAACTTTCTTATCCGGAGGAACAGTATGATTAAAAAAATACTTTCTTCTATATTTGAATTGTTCATTATATTCAAAGCTAAGCTATACAGAAAATATTTGCGTCTTACAGGAAAAGGATATGTATTAACATTATTTGCTGCTCCTGAAGATGAAGGCAGAACTGAACTTCCTACTGAAAGAAAGAAGAGAAAGGCTAGAGAAGAAGAGGGACGTGTTGTTAACTCGGCTGAAATAAATCAGACTCTAGTTTTAGCAGTTTCAATAGCTGTTATAGCTCTTTTAACTACATATTTTACTCATACAGTAGCACAATTCTTTATTAGCGTAATGAATAAAATTTCTAATGCTGATGCTTCAATAAATAATGCAGCTTATACAGATATGTTATTAGAGATATTTGTTCTTCTAGCAAAAACTGCCGGAATAATTATGGCGGTTGCTTTGGTAGTTGGTGTCGGCGTTAATTTGGCACAGACTCAGTTCTTATTTACCACAAAGAAATTAAAACCTAATTTTAAAAGAATAGCACCTACTTGGTCTAACTTCAAAGAAAGAGTATTTATATCATCTCAAAACTTGATGAATTTGGCAAAAATACTTTTTAAAATGGTAATGATATCAATTCTTACTTTTACTACTATATATGGAAAACATACTGAATTATTTAATATGGTTAATATGGGTTTGAGTCAGGCTATGAATTTGTTTTTCTTTATAGTTTTAGAAATGCTTGCTAAAGTAATTATATTTATGATAATAGTTTCTGCTTTTGACTATTTCTTCCAAAAAAGACAATACATTAATAGTTTGAAAATGACAAAGCATGAGATGAAAGAAGAGTTTAAAGAGATGGAAGGGGACCCATTGGTAAAAAGTCAATTGCAGGAGATGGCTAGAAAGATTGTAAGCAGAACAATGCTTAAATCGGTA encodes:
- the fliP gene encoding flagellar type III secretion system pore protein FliP (The bacterial flagellar biogenesis protein FliP forms a type III secretion system (T3SS)-type pore required for flagellar assembly.), encoding MRKFLMVFLVLCLLVPVVAYAQENTQIPIPTIGLNVTQAQTPQQVSLGLQILFLLTILSLSPSIIIMTTSFIRVSIVLSFVQRALSLQETPPRALIMGLSLFLTFFIMMPTLTQVNNEALQPYLNGTIGVNELYSRGIQPIRMFMFNSLRGENGMKSLDLFLSISNTDIRLREIQTVEDLNRIPTIVVVPAFIINELTIAFKMGIYLFIPFIVIDLVVASILMAMGMIMLPPIMISLPLKIILFVAVDGWKLLILQIVQSFQ
- the flhB gene encoding flagellar biosynthesis protein FlhB, whose protein sequence is MIKKILSSIFELFIIFKAKLYRKYLRLTGKGYVLTLFAAPEDEGRTELPTERKKRKAREEEGRVVNSAEINQTLVLAVSIAVIALLTTYFTHTVAQFFISVMNKISNADASINNAAYTDMLLEIFVLLAKTAGIIMAVALVVGVGVNLAQTQFLFTTKKLKPNFKRIAPTWSNFKERVFISSQNLMNLAKILFKMVMISILTFTTIYGKHTELFNMVNMGLSQAMNLFFFIVLEMLAKVIIFMIIVSAFDYFFQKRQYINSLKMTKHEMKEEFKEMEGDPLVKSQLQEMARKIVSRTMLKSVPEADVVITNPTHFAVALKYENGDYAPVVTAKGADHIALKIKEIAKENDVQIVENKPLARELYYNVELGQYIPEKLFHVVSRILGEVYRLRNEKMARAI
- the fliQ gene encoding flagellar biosynthesis protein FliQ is translated as MSDTSIIVLVQETLWVFMLLSAPVLGVSIIVGLIISILQATTSIQEQTLTFVPKMIAMLAVIYMLASWMLNYTSAFTVRLFSILPSIAR
- the fliR gene encoding flagellar biosynthetic protein FliR, with amino-acid sequence MDNFVNFFQIYLLIMVRFVAILMVAPLFSSNVIPNTIKMALAFIATAAIFPLVANINVQAAPTFVEYFLTLVNEALIGILIGFLMSIIFTAYQVMANFFEIQMGFGISETVDPISQVTVPVLGQLQSLVVILLFIAIDGPSWVIRTLFYSFKAMPVLSDASKAVFTSSFNGVIDRMIYYMSSLFSVALSLALPIMLTLFLLSLSLGLLAKAAPQMNILMLGFPMQIAVGVAAYYILIPVLVSNFMKVLETTIADVNNIITFLSGGTV